The Candidatus Rhabdochlamydia sp. T3358 genome has a window encoding:
- a CDS encoding isochorismate synthase, whose amino-acid sequence MKTFFVNNTPFSYDSYFIDFSYLSPISWLASQDIYPKVYWKDKHTQTTHMALGSLLCYSDIPHIEQTEDIDLRFFGGIHFPESAWEKDLPSTLFFLPRFEVVQTDDKITLIAHFINQNSDPLIFRDLKPETPIGQITPCVKVSHLPSWAEWEKNVEHVLSIKALEKIVLARQTQFTTTPAWPLLQALEKKAETATCFAFEFSKGSTFLGATPETLFHRKKNVVFSEAIAGTRPRGTNEDELACELRSSAKDNREFNFVKNFIEKALLPLSSQLNWQEDQILRTTSVQHLYNKVIATLTSDCTDQKILAALHPTPAVCGTPTQEALKLLKSLEPFQRGWYSGAIGWLGTKGADIAVGIRSALVTNSCLKIFAGAGIVQGSNPLKEWEELEAKTAAFCRILS is encoded by the coding sequence ATGAAAACTTTTTTTGTAAATAACACGCCTTTTTCCTACGATTCTTATTTTATTGATTTCTCCTATCTTTCCCCTATTTCCTGGCTGGCTTCTCAGGACATCTACCCTAAAGTCTATTGGAAAGATAAACACACTCAGACAACTCACATGGCACTAGGCTCTCTTCTGTGTTACTCTGACATCCCTCATATAGAGCAAACAGAAGATATAGATCTTCGCTTCTTTGGAGGTATCCATTTTCCTGAATCTGCTTGGGAGAAAGACCTTCCCAGTACTTTGTTCTTTTTGCCGCGCTTTGAAGTTGTCCAAACTGATGATAAAATTACACTGATTGCACACTTTATCAATCAAAACTCCGATCCGCTGATTTTTAGAGATCTCAAACCAGAGACTCCTATAGGGCAGATTACTCCTTGTGTTAAGGTTTCTCATTTGCCCAGTTGGGCTGAGTGGGAAAAAAATGTCGAACATGTACTTTCTATCAAAGCCCTTGAAAAAATTGTACTTGCACGTCAAACACAATTTACAACTACCCCTGCTTGGCCTTTGTTACAAGCTCTTGAAAAAAAAGCAGAAACAGCAACTTGCTTTGCCTTTGAATTTTCCAAAGGCTCTACTTTTTTAGGAGCTACTCCAGAAACCTTGTTCCACAGAAAAAAAAATGTGGTTTTTAGTGAAGCTATTGCAGGAACAAGGCCGCGTGGAACAAATGAAGATGAGCTAGCTTGTGAACTTAGGTCTTCTGCCAAAGACAATCGAGAATTTAACTTTGTGAAAAACTTTATCGAAAAGGCTCTTTTACCTCTATCTAGTCAGTTAAACTGGCAAGAGGATCAAATCCTGCGTACAACTTCTGTGCAACACCTATACAATAAAGTAATTGCTACTTTAACTTCTGATTGTACGGATCAAAAGATATTAGCAGCTCTTCATCCTACACCAGCTGTATGTGGAACACCTACACAAGAAGCCCTTAAACTCTTAAAGTCCTTAGAGCCCTTTCAGCGCGGCTGGTATAGCGGAGCTATTGGATGGTTGGGAACTAAAGGAGCTGATATAGCTGTTGGAATACGATCAGCGCTTGTAACTAACTCTTGTTTAAAAATATTTGCTGGAGCTGGAATTGTTCAAGGAAGCAACCCTTTAAAAGAATGGGAAGAGTTAGAAGCCAAAACAGCTGCTTTTTGTAGGATACTTTCATGA
- the typA gene encoding translational GTPase TypA, protein MSYSKKIRDPKKIRNIAIIAHIDHGKTTLLDSLLKQSNIFRENEATTERMMDNYDQEKERGITIFAKHTSIEFDEFKINIIDTPGHADFSGEVERVLGMVNSVLLLIDAQEGPMPQTRFVLAQALKIGLKPIVVLNKIDRPHANPDRALDLTFDLFVELGANDQQLEFPICYASGLSGFATREPNDPRVNMRPLFEMIIENVSPPPGSLELPFLMQASTLSYDDFVGRQACGRILEGKITKGQTISKVDMNGHTSSHKVTRIEGYHGLKKVEVDEAGVGDIVCISGIAEITIGDTLCDPSHIVQLPPIILAEPTLSVELMVNNSPFVGKDGKHITMNKIRERLAQEKLANISLKIEDHFRDDAVRVCGRGELHLAVLIEAMRREGYEFTICKPQVILKEVEGAQHEPFESVHIEVPQEFSGSVIEELSRRKAEMRSLSTNEHDITSLEFLVPTRGLMGYRNDFLTMTKGLGILTSVFDSYAPWKGPIEGRPKGVLISNGPGKVTGYASFSIQNRGTLFVAPGDDVYEGMIVGENNRDNDLVVNIVRGKQLTNVRASGTDENIILAPPRKFTLEQAIDFIENDELIETTPHFIRLRKKHLSENERKRS, encoded by the coding sequence ATGTCTTATTCCAAAAAAATCCGCGACCCCAAAAAGATTCGTAATATTGCGATTATCGCTCACATTGATCATGGTAAAACAACTCTATTAGATAGCCTACTTAAACAATCCAATATCTTTCGCGAAAACGAAGCTACTACTGAAAGAATGATGGATAATTACGATCAGGAAAAAGAAAGAGGAATTACCATCTTTGCCAAGCATACCAGTATTGAATTTGATGAATTTAAAATTAATATTATAGACACTCCTGGCCATGCTGATTTTTCAGGCGAAGTAGAGCGCGTTTTAGGTATGGTCAATTCCGTTCTTCTTCTGATAGATGCTCAAGAAGGTCCCATGCCTCAAACTCGTTTTGTGCTTGCTCAAGCGTTAAAAATTGGCTTAAAGCCTATTGTTGTGCTTAATAAAATTGATCGCCCACATGCAAATCCAGATCGAGCTTTAGACCTTACTTTTGATTTATTTGTTGAATTAGGCGCCAACGATCAGCAGCTTGAATTTCCTATCTGCTACGCATCTGGATTATCTGGCTTTGCTACACGTGAACCAAATGACCCACGTGTAAACATGCGACCTTTATTTGAAATGATTATCGAGAATGTCTCCCCTCCTCCAGGTAGCCTAGAACTACCTTTCCTCATGCAAGCTAGTACGTTGAGCTATGATGATTTTGTAGGTCGTCAGGCTTGTGGTCGTATTCTCGAAGGAAAAATCACTAAAGGACAAACCATTAGCAAAGTAGATATGAATGGGCACACCTCTTCACATAAAGTAACTCGTATTGAGGGATATCACGGATTAAAAAAGGTAGAAGTTGATGAAGCTGGTGTAGGAGATATCGTTTGCATTTCAGGAATTGCTGAGATTACTATTGGTGACACTCTATGCGATCCTTCCCACATTGTACAACTCCCCCCCATTATACTTGCAGAACCTACATTATCTGTTGAATTAATGGTTAATAATTCCCCTTTTGTAGGTAAAGATGGCAAACATATAACAATGAATAAAATAAGAGAGCGACTAGCCCAAGAAAAGCTAGCTAACATCTCTTTGAAAATTGAGGATCATTTTCGAGATGATGCTGTTCGGGTTTGTGGTAGAGGAGAACTGCATTTAGCGGTTTTAATCGAAGCTATGCGTAGGGAAGGTTATGAATTTACCATTTGTAAACCTCAGGTTATCTTAAAAGAAGTGGAAGGAGCTCAACATGAACCGTTTGAAAGCGTTCATATTGAAGTGCCTCAGGAATTTTCAGGTAGTGTGATTGAAGAGCTTTCTCGTCGCAAAGCTGAAATGCGCTCCTTAAGTACAAATGAACATGATATTACTAGCTTGGAATTCCTAGTCCCTACTCGCGGTTTAATGGGATACCGCAATGATTTTCTAACTATGACCAAAGGCTTAGGTATTTTAACTTCGGTCTTTGACAGCTACGCTCCATGGAAAGGACCCATTGAGGGCAGACCAAAAGGTGTTCTTATTTCAAATGGACCGGGCAAAGTTACAGGATATGCTAGTTTTAGCATACAAAACAGAGGGACTCTATTTGTAGCTCCTGGGGATGATGTCTATGAAGGGATGATTGTAGGAGAGAACAATAGAGATAATGATCTGGTAGTAAATATTGTACGCGGAAAACAGCTTACGAATGTGAGAGCTTCGGGAACCGATGAAAACATTATTCTGGCTCCACCGCGTAAATTTACCTTAGAACAAGCTATTGATTTTATTGAAAATGATGAGTTAATCGAAACCACTCCTCATTTTATTAGATTGCGCAAAAAACACCTCTCAGAAAACGAGCGCAAACGCTCTTAA
- the ubiE gene encoding bifunctional demethylmenaquinone methyltransferase/2-methoxy-6-polyprenyl-1,4-benzoquinol methylase UbiE — MLREKNPPSRFEIWKMFDKISPTYDMVNRVMTFGLDCLWRKKMAAFLPEKKALTLLDCATGTADQLLAFMRYSKKITSATGIDLSQEMLQIANQKIKKKGFDSCISLQEASLLDLPFENSCFDCISISFGIRNVVDVNKALQECFRVLKPQGRLLILEGAVPNNRLLKAGHHFYLRYLLPFLGGVISGQPQAYRYLNDTISSFPCGEKFCAYLKDVGFTSVKATSFTGGAVCIYQGDRIT, encoded by the coding sequence ATGTTAAGAGAAAAAAATCCCCCTTCAAGGTTTGAAATTTGGAAGATGTTTGATAAAATCTCTCCTACATATGACATGGTAAACCGGGTTATGACTTTTGGGCTAGATTGCTTATGGCGGAAAAAAATGGCCGCATTTTTACCAGAAAAAAAAGCATTGACCCTGCTGGATTGCGCAACAGGAACTGCGGATCAATTATTAGCTTTCATGCGCTATTCTAAAAAAATCACTTCTGCTACAGGGATCGATCTATCTCAAGAAATGTTGCAAATAGCAAATCAGAAAATCAAAAAAAAAGGTTTTGATTCCTGTATTTCTCTACAAGAAGCTAGTTTACTAGATCTTCCCTTTGAAAATAGTTGTTTTGATTGTATCTCCATTTCTTTTGGTATTCGAAACGTCGTAGATGTTAATAAAGCACTTCAAGAGTGTTTTCGTGTATTAAAGCCACAAGGTAGACTTTTAATTCTAGAAGGAGCAGTTCCTAACAATCGATTATTAAAAGCAGGGCATCATTTTTATCTACGTTATCTTTTACCCTTTCTAGGAGGAGTGATCTCCGGGCAACCTCAAGCCTACCGGTATCTAAACGATACAATTTCTAGTTTCCCTTGCGGGGAAAAATTTTGCGCCTATTTAAAAGATGTGGGGTTTACATCGGTAAAAGCTACTTCTTTTACAGGTGGCGCTGTTTGTATTTACCAAGGAGATCGGATTACATGA